Proteins from a genomic interval of Methanobrevibacter sp. TMH8:
- a CDS encoding right-handed parallel beta-helix repeat-containing protein: MKIRKITLILLAMLLLICSLSTISAANNTISDTSTGGILQGIADTGTGDTLYLNPGTYNKTNQDTNITISKNITIQGNGSQNQVIIDAQGLSRIFTINNNLNVSFINITFIKAGNGSDYGAIFNNYQGTIMKFINCTFINNTALSGGAIYNVGSGMTIINSIFINNDATSTSGGAISSRGANITVINSTFINCTSIRNGGGAISSSGDKMTVINSTFINNTGMNSSGGAIYLNSNNSIIENSIFINNTALAGSGGGAVAVFGENATIINSIFNQNSATNNGGAIRIGTTSKNTKIINNTFTNNSCINNGGAIYNVGDNITLSNNTMTGNNASSGQMIYNNGSMGILNLTYLNNSTLAVLNGSTITIYATLTDDMGNTVTGQNIRIYINGILGGTLIQNIESIEGYVSFNLTVIGEDSALFPVNGTYDGIGDCPLIINEGLISVFAIDPYNITKIATNSTISTKNVTVGKPTNITGIAKDENGNILANIELSVIVDGKTYTVTTNSNGEWTLTYIPTKVGNIDVSVQWKGNDTHNGFNNKAKLNVAKRNIIVTITTEENDDGSITIIANATYEDDGTPVINHPVDFILDGKIIGTGITNKNGIAKLKIPANKINGQTHKITALVYGDDNSNDGKATTTFTRKNPDNPNPNKTSNNPAATAAMKKTGIPINLIILVILSCLGIVIRKK; encoded by the coding sequence ATGAAAATAAGAAAAATAACCTTAATATTATTAGCTATGCTTTTATTAATTTGTAGCTTATCAACAATTAGTGCAGCTAACAACACAATCAGTGACACTAGTACTGGTGGTATATTACAAGGTATTGCTGACACTGGAACTGGAGACACATTATACTTAAACCCTGGAACTTACAACAAAACTAACCAAGACACTAACATAACTATAAGTAAAAACATAACAATTCAAGGAAATGGATCACAAAATCAAGTTATTATTGATGCACAAGGATTATCAAGAATATTCACAATAAATAACAATTTGAATGTTAGTTTTATTAATATTACATTTATAAAAGCGGGTAATGGAAGTGATTATGGAGCAATCTTCAATAACTATCAAGGAACAATAATGAAATTCATAAACTGTACATTTATCAACAACACTGCACTATCAGGAGGCGCTATTTATAATGTAGGTAGTGGGATGACTATAATCAATTCTATATTCATAAATAATGACGCAACATCAACTAGTGGAGGTGCAATAAGTAGTAGAGGTGCAAATATAACTGTGATTAACTCTACATTCATAAATTGTACTTCTATAAGAAATGGGGGAGGTGCAATAAGTAGTAGTGGTGATAAAATGACTGTAATTAACTCTACATTTATCAACAACACTGGAATGAATTCTAGTGGTGGTGCAATCTATCTCAATAGTAATAATTCAATTATAGAAAACTCCATATTCATAAACAACACTGCACTAGCAGGAAGTGGTGGAGGTGCAGTCGCCGTATTTGGTGAAAATGCAACAATAATTAACTCTATATTCAATCAAAACAGTGCAACCAATAATGGAGGTGCAATACGCATCGGAACTACTAGTAAAAATACAAAAATAATTAACAACACTTTTACAAATAATTCCTGCATAAATAATGGAGGAGCTATTTATAATGTTGGGGATAATATAACACTTTCTAATAATACCATGACAGGCAATAATGCAAGTTCAGGTCAAATGATTTATAATAATGGTTCTATGGGCATTTTAAATCTAACTTATCTCAATAATTCTACCTTAGCTGTTTTGAATGGCTCTACAATAACCATTTATGCTACTTTAACCGATGATATGGGTAATACTGTTACTGGTCAAAATATAAGAATTTATATTAATGGAATTCTTGGAGGAACTCTCATTCAAAATATAGAATCTATTGAAGGCTATGTAAGCTTTAACTTAACTGTTATTGGTGAAGATAGTGCTTTATTCCCTGTCAATGGTACATATGATGGAATCGGAGACTGTCCACTAATTATCAATGAAGGTTTGATAAGTGTCTTTGCAATAGATCCTTACAATATTACTAAAATAGCTACTAACTCAACTATATCTACAAAAAATGTTACTGTTGGTAAACCAACTAATATTACTGGTATTGCAAAAGATGAAAATGGAAATATTTTAGCTAATATTGAACTTAGTGTTATTGTTGATGGTAAAACATACACTGTAACTACTAATAGTAATGGTGAGTGGACTTTAACCTATATTCCAACTAAAGTAGGAAATATAGATGTTTCCGTACAATGGAAAGGAAATGATACTCATAATGGATTTAATAATAAAGCAAAACTTAATGTAGCTAAAAGAAATATCATAGTAACTATAACTACTGAAGAAAATGATGATGGTTCTATAACCATAATAGCTAATGCAACCTATGAAGACGACGGAACCCCAGTAATTAACCATCCAGTAGACTTTATACTAGATGGAAAAATTATAGGAACAGGAATCACAAATAAAAACGGAATAGCTAAACTAAAAATACCAGCTAACAAAATCAATGGCCAAACACACAAAATAACAGCTCTGGTATATGGTGATGATAATTCCAATGATGGAAAAGCAACCACTACTTTCACAAGAAAAAACCCAGATAATCCTAATCCAAACAAAACAAGTAACAACCCAGCTGCAACAGCAGCTATGAAAAAAACAGGAATACCAATAAACTTAATAATATTAGTAATTTTAAGTTGTTTAGGAATAGTTATTAGAAAAAAATAA
- a CDS encoding winged helix-turn-helix domain-containing protein — protein sequence MQQKHMKEELDDELIELISFVQMSNYREKILINLMEKIKTPSKLSKSTNIKMSHISTTLKELKDMELIKCLNPHKKQGRLYKITPLGRKVLNYIE from the coding sequence ATGCAACAAAAACATATGAAAGAAGAATTAGATGATGAATTAATAGAATTAATATCTTTTGTTCAAATGTCCAATTACAGAGAAAAGATTTTGATTAATCTAATGGAGAAAATAAAAACACCTTCTAAATTATCCAAATCAACAAACATAAAAATGAGTCATATCAGCACAACACTAAAAGAATTAAAAGATATGGAATTAATCAAATGTTTAAATCCTCACAAAAAACAAGGCAGACTTTATAAAATTACTCCTTTAGGAAGAAAAGTTTTAAACTATATTGAATAA
- a CDS encoding transcriptional regulator yields MKEKLDDELIDLISYVQMSSYREKILIDLMDKIKTPSKLSKSTEIKMSHISTVLKELKDKKLIECLNPKKRQGRLYTDTELGKKVLKYIE; encoded by the coding sequence ATGAAAGAAAAATTAGATGATGAATTAATAGATTTAATATCCTATGTTCAAATGTCTAGCTATAGAGAAAAAATCTTAATCGATTTAATGGACAAAATAAAAACACCTTCAAAGCTATCCAAATCAACAGAAATAAAAATGAGTCATATTAGTACAGTACTAAAAGAATTAAAAGATAAAAAATTAATTGAATGTTTAAATCCTAAAAAGAGACAAGGAAGGCTTTATACTGATACTGAATTGGGGAAAAAGGTTTTAAAATATATAGAATAA
- a CDS encoding aminoacyl-histidine dipeptidase has product MENNISSIEPKELWKIFYDIIQIPRPSKHETKIITFIKNFGISLGLETTVDKVGNVIIKKPPSKGMENRKGIILQGHIDMVPQKCVESNHDFEKDPIKPIIDGDWIRADCTTLGADNGIGIAAAMAILQSNNISHGPIEALFTSDEETDMTGANGLESDVLDGKIILNLDTEEEGSLFIGSAGGSNFKAIFKYSKKTAEKENIAFEIKVSGLMGGHSGADIHLNRANAIKILSHILWKTFSKCNIDINSINGGSAANVIPREASAIITIKKEEFSKFKELFDKLNKDIIAKFPDEVSLNIKYETCDIPKYVLDNETKWGLLSSLYFCPNGVIAMSENIANLVETSNNLAIVETLHDQIIVECLLRSSVDSARVVVENLLKNNFILSKGDTKIYGEYPGWDPNLDSQILEIMKSTYFEKFGKVPEVKAIHAGLECGVLGGKYPDLDMISFGPTIKDAHTPQEKVNIKSVEKFWELLIETLENAPIQK; this is encoded by the coding sequence ATGGAAAATAATATTTCTAGCATTGAACCAAAAGAATTATGGAAAATCTTTTATGATATAATACAAATACCTAGGCCTTCAAAACATGAAACTAAAATAATAACTTTTATCAAGAATTTTGGAATAAGTTTAGGATTAGAAACTACTGTAGATAAAGTTGGAAATGTTATAATTAAAAAACCTCCTTCAAAAGGAATGGAAAATAGAAAAGGAATTATTCTGCAAGGACATATAGATATGGTCCCACAAAAATGTGTGGAAAGCAATCATGACTTTGAAAAAGATCCTATAAAACCAATCATTGATGGAGATTGGATCAGGGCAGATTGTACAACATTAGGAGCTGACAATGGTATTGGAATTGCAGCTGCAATGGCAATTCTTCAGTCAAATAATATATCCCATGGTCCAATTGAAGCTCTTTTTACAAGTGATGAAGAAACTGATATGACTGGAGCTAATGGATTAGAATCTGATGTTTTAGATGGGAAAATAATATTAAATTTAGATACTGAAGAGGAAGGATCTCTATTTATAGGTTCTGCAGGAGGATCTAATTTTAAAGCTATATTTAAATATTCAAAGAAAACAGCTGAAAAAGAAAATATTGCCTTTGAAATAAAAGTATCTGGACTGATGGGAGGTCATAGTGGTGCAGATATACATCTTAATAGAGCTAATGCAATAAAAATATTAAGTCATATATTATGGAAAACCTTTTCAAAATGTAATATAGATATAAATTCAATCAATGGTGGATCAGCAGCTAATGTGATTCCTAGAGAAGCTTCTGCAATTATTACAATTAAAAAAGAAGAATTTTCCAAATTCAAAGAATTATTTGATAAACTTAATAAAGATATAATAGCTAAATTCCCTGATGAAGTGAGTTTAAATATTAAATATGAAACATGTGATATACCTAAATATGTTTTAGATAATGAAACAAAATGGGGATTATTATCTTCACTATACTTCTGTCCTAATGGAGTTATAGCTATGAGTGAAAATATAGCTAACTTAGTTGAAACTTCTAATAATCTAGCTATTGTTGAAACTCTCCATGATCAAATTATAGTTGAGTGCTTACTAAGAAGTTCAGTAGATTCAGCAAGAGTTGTTGTAGAAAATCTATTGAAAAATAATTTTATATTATCAAAAGGCGATACTAAGATTTATGGAGAATATCCTGGATGGGACCCTAATTTAGATTCTCAGATATTGGAAATAATGAAATCAACATATTTTGAAAAATTTGGAAAAGTTCCTGAAGTTAAAGCAATACATGCTGGTTTAGAATGTGGAGTATTAGGAGGAAAATATCCAGATTTAGATATGATATCTTTTGGACCTACCATTAAGGATGCACATACTCCTCAAGAGAAGGTTAATATTAAATCTGTTGAAAAATTTTGGGAATTATTAATAGAAACATTGGAAAATGCTCCAATACAAAAATAA
- a CDS encoding methyltransferase domain-containing protein has protein sequence MNTYPKTEKYESKWIEENWMGPNPLQLLEELCNNMNLSPGMKVLDMGCGKGLTSIFLAKEFDVTVFANDLWIDPTENLERFKEAGVDDKVFPLKAEAHGLPYAEGFFDAAIAIDSYQYYGADEIYFPVTFSKLVKQGGQFGIVCPGLMQEFKKGYPETHESFWYEDMFSFHSADWWKNLWEKTELVDITSCYNIPDAKKIWYSWAHWARENLGYLKDEVGFDDIEFLDADTEDQITLLAMTAVKK, from the coding sequence ATGAACACTTATCCAAAAACTGAAAAATATGAATCAAAATGGATTGAAGAAAATTGGATGGGACCTAATCCATTACAATTATTAGAAGAATTATGTAATAATATGAACTTATCCCCAGGTATGAAAGTTTTAGACATGGGATGTGGGAAAGGTCTGACTTCTATCTTTTTAGCTAAAGAATTTGATGTGACAGTATTTGCCAATGATTTATGGATTGATCCAACTGAAAATCTTGAAAGGTTTAAAGAGGCAGGAGTGGATGATAAAGTATTTCCACTTAAAGCAGAAGCTCACGGCCTTCCATATGCTGAAGGATTTTTTGATGCAGCTATAGCTATTGACAGCTACCAATATTATGGTGCAGATGAGATTTATTTTCCGGTAACTTTTTCAAAGCTAGTGAAACAAGGAGGTCAATTTGGAATCGTTTGTCCAGGGTTAATGCAAGAATTTAAAAAGGGTTATCCTGAAACCCATGAATCATTTTGGTATGAAGATATGTTTTCATTTCACAGTGCTGATTGGTGGAAAAATCTATGGGAAAAAACAGAGCTTGTTGATATTACCTCTTGTTATAATATTCCTGATGCAAAAAAAATATGGTATTCTTGGGCACATTGGGCAAGAGAAAATTTAGGATATTTAAAAGATGAAGTTGGCTTTGATGATATTGAATTTCTAGATGCAGATACAGAAGATCAAATAACATTACTTGCAATGACAGCAGTGAAAAAATAG
- a CDS encoding PIN domain-containing protein: MIFLDTAYIVGLFVKNDQWHEKAKEKEFYTRNKEKFISILILSETITLINKKLGSKSAKIVYEYILDNFIIIRPNQEIYDKAIEILVKYNNLSLADSVTIQLMNDLNIYEIISFDSDFDNKENIVKIS, from the coding sequence TTGATATTTCTTGATACAGCCTATATTGTTGGTTTATTTGTAAAAAATGATCAATGGCATGAAAAAGCCAAAGAAAAAGAATTTTACACACGAAATAAAGAAAAATTTATTTCAATATTGATTTTAAGTGAAACTATAACATTAATTAACAAAAAATTAGGATCTAAATCTGCAAAAATTGTTTATGAATATATTCTAGATAATTTTATAATAATAAGACCTAATCAAGAAATTTATGACAAAGCTATAGAAATATTAGTAAAATACAATAATTTATCACTTGCAGACAGTGTAACTATCCAATTAATGAATGATTTAAATATATATGAAATAATAAGTTTTGATTCTGACTTTGATAATAAAGAAAATATAGTAAAAATTTCATGA
- a CDS encoding endo alpha-1,4 polygalactosaminidase, translating into MKFKVFKSIAIIAIAACFLIVFIAPNEVYGMEKTSLKSPTQLKAEKYSTSAIDLSWKKAEGANGYIIYKYNPKYKKYYKIKIIKNSNIVKWRNKKLSPGKTYGYKIKSYKLSKNNVKYSKPSLLATAKTFKHEYGVFIGLNRNNINKLYNYKTVVIDAEYFTSKDIKKLHNNNQKVYSYLNIGSIEKFRSYYNTYKNITLGKYQNWDDERWINVSNKDWQSFIVNKTAKTYLNKGVDGFFVDNCDVYYLYKNEGIFKGLTNILKSIKSLNTKIIINGGDTFIKEYLKRQKSSQSIFDGINQETVFTTINFSKNTFGKSDYSTRTYYISYFKKLIKNNKKIFLLEYTTDTNFMKKIIIYCKKKGWYYYISKSIELN; encoded by the coding sequence ATGAAATTCAAGGTCTTTAAATCTATAGCCATAATAGCTATAGCTGCATGCTTTTTGATTGTCTTTATAGCCCCCAATGAAGTTTATGGAATGGAAAAAACTTCTTTAAAATCACCAACACAGCTAAAAGCAGAAAAATATAGTACTTCGGCCATAGACCTCTCTTGGAAAAAGGCTGAGGGAGCTAATGGTTATATCATTTATAAATATAATCCAAAATACAAGAAATACTATAAAATTAAGATCATAAAAAATTCTAATATTGTAAAATGGAGGAATAAAAAACTTTCACCAGGAAAAACATATGGTTACAAAATAAAATCCTATAAATTATCTAAAAATAATGTAAAATATAGCAAACCCAGTTTATTAGCTACTGCAAAGACTTTCAAACATGAGTATGGAGTATTTATTGGATTAAACAGAAACAATATTAATAAATTATACAATTATAAAACTGTTGTAATTGATGCCGAGTATTTTACTAGTAAAGATATTAAAAAACTACATAATAATAATCAAAAAGTTTATTCATATCTTAACATTGGATCTATTGAGAAATTTAGGTCTTATTATAACACCTATAAAAATATTACTTTAGGAAAGTATCAAAATTGGGACGATGAAAGATGGATTAATGTTTCTAATAAAGATTGGCAAAGTTTCATAGTAAATAAAACAGCTAAAACTTATTTAAATAAAGGAGTAGATGGCTTCTTCGTTGATAATTGTGATGTTTACTATCTTTATAAAAATGAAGGAATTTTCAAGGGTCTTACAAATATACTAAAATCAATAAAATCATTAAATACAAAAATCATAATAAATGGTGGAGACACTTTTATTAAAGAATATTTAAAAAGACAAAAGAGTTCTCAATCAATTTTTGATGGAATAAACCAAGAAACTGTTTTTACAACTATTAATTTTTCTAAAAATACATTTGGAAAATCTGATTATAGTACAAGAACTTATTATATCTCTTATTTTAAGAAATTAATAAAAAATAATAAGAAAATATTTCTTTTAGAGTATACTACTGATACTAATTTTATGAAAAAAATAATTATTTATTGTAAAAAGAAAGGTTGGTATTATTATATTTCTAAATCTATTGAATTGAATTAA
- a CDS encoding BRO family protein, whose translation MPNKNSIKLFEDREIRAVWDEDKEEWFFSVIDVVGVLSESKRPKKYWSDLKTKLKKEGSQASENIGRLKMHSSDGKMRLTDVADSEQILRIIQSIPSPNAEPFKRWLAEIGKERLDEIADPQLAIERAISNYRKKGYSEEWITQRLKTTEFRKDLTAEWNRSGVEEGLEYALLSDEISKAWSGMTTKEYKKFKDVRKENLRDNMSNIELVLNMLAEASTTETLQNLRFCNVRKSSIF comes from the coding sequence ATGCCAAACAAAAACAGCATAAAATTATTTGAAGATAGAGAAATACGAGCAGTATGGGACGAAGATAAAGAAGAATGGTTTTTTTCAGTCATCGATGTTGTAGGAGTATTGAGTGAATCAAAAAGACCTAAAAAATACTGGAGCGACTTAAAAACAAAGTTAAAAAAAGAAGGTAGCCAAGCGTCCGAAAATATCGGACGGTTAAAAATGCATTCATCAGACGGTAAAATGCGATTAACAGATGTAGCTGACAGCGAACAAATATTAAGAATCATTCAATCCATACCTTCACCAAATGCAGAACCATTTAAACGTTGGCTTGCAGAAATAGGAAAAGAAAGACTTGATGAAATAGCGGATCCCCAATTAGCTATTGAAAGGGCTATAAGCAACTACAGGAAAAAAGGATATTCTGAAGAATGGATAACACAAAGACTAAAAACAACAGAATTTCGAAAAGATCTAACAGCTGAATGGAACAGATCAGGAGTCGAAGAAGGTTTAGAATATGCACTACTCAGCGATGAAATTAGCAAAGCATGGTCTGGAATGACAACAAAAGAATACAAAAAATTTAAAGATGTCAGAAAAGAAAACCTTAGAGATAATATGAGTAATATTGAATTAGTTCTTAATATGTTAGCTGAGGCAAGTACAACAGAGACTTTGCAAAATCTTCGATTTTGCAATGTTAGAAAATCTTCGATTTTCTAA
- a CDS encoding acyltransferase family protein, whose translation MRKYYLDTLRLVTIFLVIILHIFLIYSTFPYYIKEGSNYFLNYVIMFFLVWLMPLLFAIAGITSFYALKKRSFTEYFKERVQRLLIPFISAMILLNPILSYFGMKFHENLPISYFNYYLVPFTKITDLTGYDGGLTLGPAWFILFLFIVSCLAIPIIKLLKDRVDFTNKKFSLPSIILLGLIPVVLYPILSSGEGKSIGMSLGFFLLGYFVLSNDHVMEKLEKNKILLGILTLILTIIFIVGNLSFSTVFVPIIFYYQAFYGWICILLLLVLGKIFLNKTSNLIQYLSESSFSIYIFHESILVAVGFYIIQIIPNIYVQMILILILTISLSLGLYILCKKFKVTRFIFGIK comes from the coding sequence ATGAGAAAATATTATTTAGATACTTTAAGACTTGTAACAATTTTTTTAGTAATTATTTTACATATTTTTTTAATTTATTCTACTTTTCCTTATTATATAAAAGAAGGAAGTAATTATTTTTTAAATTATGTTATTATGTTTTTTTTAGTTTGGTTAATGCCTTTATTATTTGCTATTGCAGGGATAACATCATTTTATGCATTGAAAAAAAGAAGTTTTACTGAATATTTTAAAGAAAGAGTTCAAAGATTACTTATTCCTTTTATTTCAGCAATGATTTTATTAAATCCTATTTTATCATATTTTGGAATGAAATTTCATGAAAATCTTCCAATTAGTTATTTTAATTATTATTTAGTTCCCTTTACTAAAATTACTGACTTAACTGGTTATGATGGAGGGTTAACACTTGGACCAGCATGGTTTATTTTATTTTTATTTATAGTCTCATGTTTAGCTATACCAATCATTAAATTACTAAAAGACAGGGTTGATTTTACTAATAAAAAATTTTCACTTCCTTCAATAATTCTTTTAGGACTTATTCCGGTTGTTTTATATCCAATTTTAAGTAGTGGTGAAGGTAAGAGTATTGGTATGTCTCTTGGTTTCTTTTTGTTAGGGTATTTTGTTTTATCAAATGATCATGTTATGGAAAAACTTGAAAAAAATAAAATTCTATTGGGAATTTTAACATTGATATTAACAATTATATTTATTGTAGGAAATTTATCATTTAGTACTGTTTTCGTTCCTATAATTTTTTATTATCAAGCATTTTATGGATGGATATGTATTCTTTTATTATTAGTTTTAGGTAAAATCTTTTTAAATAAAACTAGCAATTTAATACAATATTTGTCAGAATCCTCTTTTAGTATATACATTTTCCATGAATCAATACTTGTTGCAGTTGGATTTTATATAATACAAATAATACCTAATATTTATGTACAAATGATTTTAATTTTAATATTGACTATATCTCTATCACTTGGATTATATATATTGTGTAAGAAGTTTAAAGTTACTAGATTCATTTTTGGAATCAAATAA
- the thiC gene encoding phosphomethylpyrimidine synthase, whose translation MTQLEDAKKGIITDEMKAVAKNEGVSEEFIRNSVANGTIVVASNVNRDIAPGAIGAGLRTKVNATIGTSTDIVDFDEEELKAQIAIDNGADTLMELSIGGDLDEIRRRILKMSPLPVGSVPIYQTAIETIRETGSSIAMEEEDMFKNIEKQAKDGIDFMAIHCSVNIETLARLKRQGRKGGLVSRGGAFVSAWIVENERENPLFTNFDYILEIAKEHDVVLSLANAMRAGAIADSTDRAQVQELIILGELVEKAREAGVQSMIEGPGHIPLNEIAANVTIQKKLCGQAPFYMLGPLVTDISPGYDHISSAIGAAASAKAGADFICYVTPAEHLALPSPEDVKTGVISTRIGAYVGDMAKGVHNGEKDLAMANARKKLDWEAQYEATICPADARAKRENRPPEDPDTCTMCGNYCAVKLVNEWLDKAEPDFFDEV comes from the coding sequence ATGACACAACTCGAAGATGCAAAAAAAGGAATAATTACAGACGAAATGAAGGCAGTAGCTAAAAACGAAGGAGTTTCTGAAGAATTCATAAGAAACTCAGTTGCAAACGGTACTATTGTAGTAGCTTCAAATGTAAATAGAGATATAGCACCAGGAGCTATTGGAGCGGGACTTAGAACTAAAGTTAATGCAACTATCGGAACCTCTACAGACATAGTAGATTTTGATGAAGAAGAGTTAAAAGCTCAAATAGCTATTGATAATGGTGCAGATACTCTTATGGAGCTAAGTATAGGTGGAGATTTAGATGAAATAAGAAGAAGGATTTTAAAAATGTCTCCACTTCCTGTTGGAAGTGTTCCAATCTATCAAACAGCTATTGAAACTATAAGAGAAACTGGCTCATCTATAGCTATGGAAGAAGAAGATATGTTTAAAAACATAGAAAAACAAGCTAAAGATGGAATAGACTTTATGGCTATACATTGTAGTGTAAATATAGAAACCTTAGCTAGATTAAAAAGACAAGGAAGAAAAGGAGGCCTAGTATCTAGAGGAGGAGCTTTCGTATCTGCATGGATTGTTGAAAATGAAAGAGAAAATCCTTTGTTTACTAACTTTGACTACATACTTGAAATAGCTAAAGAACATGATGTTGTCCTTTCCCTTGCAAATGCAATGAGAGCAGGAGCAATAGCTGACTCCACAGACAGAGCGCAGGTTCAAGAATTAATAATTCTTGGAGAATTAGTTGAAAAAGCTAGAGAAGCTGGAGTTCAATCTATGATTGAAGGACCAGGACACATACCATTAAATGAAATAGCTGCAAATGTTACAATACAGAAAAAATTATGTGGACAAGCACCATTTTATATGTTAGGACCACTTGTAACTGATATTTCACCAGGATATGACCATATATCCTCCGCTATTGGAGCAGCTGCATCAGCTAAAGCAGGAGCAGACTTCATATGTTATGTAACCCCGGCTGAACATTTAGCACTCCCAAGTCCAGAAGATGTAAAAACTGGAGTTATATCTACAAGAATTGGTGCTTATGTAGGAGATATGGCAAAAGGAGTCCACAATGGAGAAAAAGACTTAGCCATGGCTAATGCAAGAAAGAAATTAGACTGGGAAGCACAATATGAAGCAACAATTTGTCCAGCCGATGCAAGAGCTAAAAGAGAAAATAGACCTCCAGAAGATCCAGATACTTGTACAATGTGTGGAAACTACTGTGCAGTAAAATTAGTAAATGAATGGTTGGACAAAGCTGAACCTGATTTCTTTGATGAAGTTTAA
- a CDS encoding acyltransferase family protein, with protein sequence MNTITTYKKRLNKYDNLKGLAIIFVVFIHMSNPFSHFPIRNDITLLITPLSMSIFFFVSGYFTKVDENTQIKAFKKILVPFIIFTATWIIYSVLLFGTNIPKLPYLVPTAGLWFLLALFWLRSFLPILVRIKYIFVISLILALLVGLITFPKDMGDFLTIGRTFGYLPIFLVGYYFKNNEEYFQSFGSTIGSKIKPIFFKISKFLKENKKIVFIILIGILISLFILYQHVPVSFLEYKRSYINFDYGRKIGMLIRLFVILASITLVLLITYLMTNKKTFLTKLGMNSLSIYILHFYFSSFSSRIFLKTGIGSTILHDPYLAIIYSVLLSAFVLFILSRDIVEKNMRKLIEVVGNFLMKDEAPKQRIE encoded by the coding sequence ATGAATACAATAACAACTTATAAAAAACGATTGAATAAATATGATAATTTAAAAGGATTGGCAATCATATTTGTAGTTTTTATTCATATGTCAAATCCATTTTCACATTTTCCTATACGTAATGATATAACTTTACTAATAACTCCATTATCTATGTCAATTTTCTTTTTTGTTAGTGGTTACTTCACAAAAGTTGATGAAAATACCCAAATAAAAGCATTTAAAAAAATTCTAGTCCCTTTTATTATATTTACTGCAACATGGATTATATATTCCGTTTTATTGTTTGGGACAAATATTCCTAAGTTACCTTACTTAGTTCCTACTGCAGGACTTTGGTTTCTTCTTGCATTATTTTGGTTAAGGTCATTTTTGCCAATTTTAGTCCGAATAAAGTATATTTTTGTAATATCTCTTATATTAGCATTACTTGTTGGTTTAATCACTTTTCCAAAGGATATGGGGGATTTTTTAACAATAGGAAGAACTTTTGGTTATCTACCTATTTTTTTAGTAGGTTATTATTTTAAAAATAATGAAGAATATTTCCAATCTTTTGGATCTACTATAGGCTCAAAAATAAAACCTATCTTTTTTAAAATAAGTAAATTTCTAAAAGAAAATAAAAAAATTGTTTTCATTATTTTAATAGGTATTCTAATATCATTATTTATTTTATATCAGCATGTTCCTGTTTCTTTCCTCGAATATAAAAGAAGCTATATTAATTTCGATTATGGTAGGAAAATAGGAATGTTAATTAGATTATTTGTTATTTTAGCAAGTATAACACTTGTACTTTTAATAACCTACTTAATGACAAATAAAAAAACTTTTTTAACAAAATTAGGAATGAATTCATTATCTATTTATATATTGCATTTCTATTTTTCATCCTTTTCTAGTAGAATTTTTTTAAAAACTGGAATAGGTTCTACTATATTACATGATCCTTATCTTGCTATTATTTATTCAGTTTTATTAAGTGCATTTGTACTATTTATATTATCAAGAGATATTGTAGAAAAGAATATGCGAAAATTGATAGAAGTAGTAGGGAACTTTTTAATGAAAGACGAAGCTCCAAAACAAAGAATAGAATAG